Within the Arachis duranensis cultivar V14167 chromosome 10, aradu.V14167.gnm2.J7QH, whole genome shotgun sequence genome, the region TgcagatgattattttaattcttatgttGATGCTTATTTGATTGGATTGGATTTAGTtatatacaattaaaatatactagATATTCAATTTACTAGATATGCCAATGATTACTTTTATCTACCAGTGGTAGTGAGAATGATTTCAGAGATGACCATGGAGctggtgaaaaaaaaattggtaatttagtaaattagattataataaatgataatttttttaatttcattgaacCAAATTTCCAATCTATTATTATATTGTTCAGATTTTTCGTTGTATACTCGATAGAGCcgttaaaaaaaaatcagactAAAGCAATCGGCCTCCTACCTACAAATTATTAGTCCCCAAAAACTTCGTAAAATACCATAACATCCAAATAATAAAGCATCACACCTAAACTAATCCAATATCCAAAAATATGAGCCAACTGCTGCTTCTCATCGNNNNNNNNNNNNNNNNNNNNNNNNNNNNNNNNNNNNNNNNNNNNNNNNATCGAACGAAATCGCGGAGTGCCTCGCCGGAACTCCTTACACTGCTCCTGAGAGCTCCTCCGTCTCCGTCAAAGCATTCCTCCAACCACTCCTTCTTCCGCCGCCGTCCGATGCTTCCAACACCACCACTGCCCTAAGCGATTCCATCAAGGACTTCGCCCTCGCCTGCACGCTCTTATCCTCCGCTTCAACCTTCAAGCCCTTCACCTCCGACCAATCCACGCTCCTATCCTGGATCCCCACGCACCTCTCCTCACTCGCCGCGGCCTCCTTCCTTGAATTCTCCCAACAATACGCTGCCGCCGCAGCGGATGAGGGTGGGATCTTCGATAACGTTGCCGAGTTCGGGCTGAGTTGTGACTCGCTCCCGAACGAGAAGAGGTGGttttaaaaattcttattttattagtcAGTTAGATAGAGACTAATGTATTAGTTGAGAAGTTAATTTTCTGTTATTAGTTAGTTGGAGACCAAATTGGAAAGTTAGTTTTCTGTTAATTGTATCATTGGAATCAATCATTCACTCTCTTTGggtaattttttgtttgaaggttggTGGTGGAGCTGGTTCCTGAGGTGTTGCCGCTTCTCAAGGAGAGGATAAAGGAGAGCTCCATTGATAAgagtgatgataatgatgagTTCTCCGCTGCTTCAGCTAGGGTGCCGGTTGGGTTTGCCGTTCTGGCTGCTTTTCAGTTACGATGGTTTGTCACTCAGGTATTATGGCTTGTTTTGATTTCAGTTATGACAACTCACGCTGTAGTTCGAAAGGTTCACATTGAGTGTCCGTTGATTTCAACATAGTTGGCAAAATTATGTTTGGTTTTTAATGGTAAAGCGCATTTTGTACAAAAGGGTGCTACTTAGGTTTTAGTGTGATTCATTTGGAGTACGGTTTGTTTCTCTGGAGCTACTAGTGTTACAGAGATTTGATTATTGTTCAAGCACAAGGGGTAGATAAAAGAATGAACTTTGGCTCTGTTTTTTCCCTTTGTGATGCATTGAGAACTGAGCTGTTCAGGGGTTTGAACTGGTTTTGTGTCACAGGTTGATTATCCTCTTTTGGGCAAGTTTTATGGATTGGTGATTCCTTGTTCGCTGACTGCCATTGATCATTGGTCGCCAGAGGTGAAGGTATGGTATGCTATAACTGCAACTGAAACATGAAACTGGGTTTTAGACTAGTAGTTTCTTCTTTGAGGTTGTACTAATTTTCTAGGAAAATCGTTTAGAAGGTTTGAATCTTAAATAAAAGTTGGTCAATTTTTGGTAAATCTTTTTTCCTTGTACGATTTCAGGGGCAGGGGATGGTTTGTTTTGCACATCTTGGAAAAAATGTTGCTGCTGCTGAGATTGGTTCATATGCGGATGTGATTCTTGATGCTTGTTGCCAGAATATTGCTTCTACGGATGAGATATGGCAGCAGGTGGTTGAGACATCAGTAGTTATTTCAACTCTGACTCAGAGAAGTAATCCACGTAGTCCCTGGTATATTTCCATTTCTACACAATGTCCTTTAACTAATACATGACATATAGCGAATATTTTATGTCTGCATATACCACCTAGAATTGTGGCATTGGAATTATTAGCAAATTGAATTCCTATGCCTGTGAGAAAAATTATGTAGTCAGAAAATGCAGTTCTTGTCATTTCTCCTGTCTGAATACTAATTTTGAAATGCTTGGTACTTTATTCTTTTTCACTTGATTGATCATGTTGGGTAACTTGCTGTTACCCAGAAAAAGCTGCATAACTTACCTGTTATGTATGTCAGAAAGTGTTCCACCAAATCTCTGATTTTGGAATTATAATCTAAAGTTGCTCATATCACATGTCTGCCTTTTAATTGGTCAATAATGAGACTTAAATGTTTCTAATTTCTGCTTTCTTCTATGTCGACTTCAATGTAACATTGCCTTGAACAGGTTTGAAAAGATGCTAAATGAGATGTTAAGTCACTTGGAGCGCCAGCCCAAAAACAAAGAACGCCGCATTGCATGGCTTAAATTTTCCgattcaatatttaatgcaGTTGGTCTTGTGTTATTAGCACACTTCAGGCGCATTTTCCCTTTATTTTTTCAGTGGATGCATGTCGATGACGATGAGACTCTTATTTTGGTAAGTATCTTTCTATGTCTATGGGGAAGTTTTAGGAATTCACCAGGTTATGCCTTCAACATTTAGAAAACACATTCCAAGTTTATGTCATGATTTTGACTATAACATTTTCCAGCTCTGAACTAAAATTGTTGGGTGCAATTTGCAATGTTGAAATACATTCTGGACAATTGCAATAGTTTGTATTGGCTTTCTACTCTAGTattctatttgtatggattggacattgatcaataattcaatataaACAATTTTGTTCTAGTTTTTAGTGGAAATTGTAGTAATTTTTTACTAAGGTGCCCAAGAGATCTAAGGTGATGAGCTTAGTTAATATATGATATGGCAGGGCATAATATCATTATTCGATCTATCACCTTTGTAGCCGACCCACCCTATGGGATAAGGCCTCATTGTTGTTTTTATTGTAGTGATTTCTTATTAACTCTGCTGTTATGTTATTCTGCAGGTTCTAAAATGTACTTATGTAGTTCTGAGATTGACTTGGGTTAGGAACTCACCATATGTTGAAAGGTGAATTTAAATTTCAACTACATGACATTTTTATTTCAGATAAATGCTGCATTGAAATGCTTGATAAACAGggtatcaattaattaatttttgggtagcagtttagTATCTACTTTCATAGTGTCAATGCCTCAGTTGTAGTGATTTCTTATTAACTCTgctgtttgttatttttttattttctttttggcaAGATCATAATGCTACTCTGAAGTAACTGTCTGAAGTCAGTGGCCCTTCATTTTAAGATGTTAACAAAACAATAACGGGTTGAAAATGAGgaaaagaataaatatgaaaaggGCTTGAATTTTAAGTGATGCTTTAGTAGTTAATTTTCCTTGATTAGTTCCTTGTGCACGATCCTTAAATTCTGGTTGTAGGCTTCCATTGACTTCCTAGATTGCaatttaattgtgtggtttccCACTTATCCGGCTGGATCTTTGCAATGTGGATATTAAACTATTCCTTGATATTTCTTTATACCTTATTCCTGTTGGAACATGATTTGACTTCAGATTGGTAGATGAACTTGCCCTCGTTTATAAGGAGGCAGCTTTGAGAACGGCTAGAGAGGAGGTTAGATCAAATATATATCAGATACTAATCCTACTTCAAGGGTAAGacttataacttttttttatggaATAATTTAACTATATACTTTATTAATTCCCTCAATTGGTCTCAAGGTTTTTTTTGCTTACCTAGAACCAAAGGCCAGCATTTCGCAGCAGCTTGGGAGAAGCATCGATCTGATCCAAACTTGGCCAAGCTTGATCTTCCATTAAGTGGAAGAGACAGCATTACTCCGCCTCCACAGCATTGCCATCAGCAGGGATCTACACCCCCTTCAAACATGATTAGATAGCATTCATGTATCTGGTTATGGAAGTGCTTGACATGGTCTCCACTAATTGAGGTACCTGACCATGAATGTTTTTGTAAAGTTTGATCTAGTTAAAATTTTGGGATCATTTCGAATTATGTGATTCAAAATAGAGTCTATATGAGAATCAGTAAACGAGACAATTTTGGGCATCAAGGCTATGAGAGCTAAAGATACGAATCATATCATTAATAAACGAATGTGGGTAGTGTTAACAACATATGAGTAGTGGTTCAATTCTACCACTCTTATCCCAAAAGAATAAAATGACAGAGAAGACATTCCTCTAAGTGAAGGAGGATAATAACAAGTCAATTATCGCAACTTTTCAACTGTGAGGACTATTTCTAAATAAATGTTTATACAACTGTTAACCCATTCAATCGAGGTTTTACGTGTGAGGAGtaaaaccaaaaaaagaaaaaattgtataCCAAGAGTCAGAAAAACTGAATCTTATGTCACTAGCATGCTAAACAAATTGCCTCTGTATAATCTTTGATTGAGGAGGTTGTCTGTGCAGTGCGGTCACCAAGACAAAATATAAGGAGTTGAATGTCAACTTCACAAGAATGGTGTCATTTGGTTCGCTTTTTCGCTTCACTGTAAAGGATAACTCCAAAGACTGTGAGGGTGTATCCCATCATTCCAGTAACCGAAACTGGGTTTCTAAATATTAGAATTGATACTACTACTGCTACAGCCCCTTTAGCATTCCCTAGTACCTGCATAAGCCAAAGTATAAAATATGAGTTTACAAGGAATCAACTTAAGCATAGATACAATATTTGGCTACATAAAATGCAAATCTAGCCACAGGTCCGCCGTTACACTTCTTTCATTAATCCAAAAGCATATATCTATAAGAACTAAGAAAAGCTAACAGCAACAAGAAATTGGTGAGAACTTGGGTCTTTGATATTTTATAACTAATATACAAGAATTTGGGGAATGgatcctctcaattttttttaacaatgagGGAGTAAAATATGATTTCtcaccattaattttataagtggaacaaaaaaaaaacatgagaGCAATGAAGGGttagagatcacactttactccctcaattttttttaacaattaagagGATCAATAATTTGTGCACATTGTGTATGCATTTGACCATCTCCTACTCATCCTAAGGTCATCTACACTAAATATGCAAAATGTGTTTGGGAAATCGTGTCAACATATTAATTATAGTTAAGAAACCATGGGGGCAAATAATTAATTCTAGTTCCAAATTCTAATCATGGTTAACAAGTAATTTCGGATATTGATGGCAAAATGTCAACTAGCGTGAATAGTATCTATATTAATTTTAGATCCTTATATACTACCAATAACCTAGCATCAGCATTAGAGATGGTCCAAAAAGTTGAGTGACATCCCATGAGCTAATTATGCAACAAGTTTGAATTGTTAGTGCCATCTTTAATAATCACATAGACATTTCCCAAGAAACTGCATAATTGATTAACTTTGATTAgtaaattctaattttagtcCTCCAAATAAATAGAACTACAGAAGTCACCCAAATAATTCACCAAACTCCAAAAACCATTGTCACTACTAGTCCCTAAATGGAAGATTGTTGTGACAGCTAGAGTCCCTCACAGATTCAACATGTCATCATATTCATCCCTGTAAATC harbors:
- the LOC107469638 gene encoding uncharacterized protein At2g39910 isoform X2 (The sequence of the model RefSeq protein was modified relative to this genomic sequence to represent the inferred CDS: added 44 bases not found in genome assembly), which codes for MSDSHSTLRELLNRLSNEIAECLAGTPYTAPESSSVSVKAFLQPLLLPPPSDASNTTTALSDSIKDFALACTLLSSASTFKPFTSDQSTLLSWIPTHLSSLAAASFLEFSQQYAAAAADEGGIFDNVAEFGLSCDSLPNEKRLVVELVPEVLPLLKERIKESSIDKSDDNDEFSAASARVPVGFAVLAAFQLRWFVTQVDYPLLGKFYGLVIPCSLTAIDHWSPEVKGQGMVCFAHLGKNVAAAEIGSYADVILDACCQNIASTDEIWQQVVETSVVISTLTQRSNPRSPWFEKMLNEMLSHLERQPKNKERRIAWLKFSDSIFNAVGLVLLAHFRRIFPLFFQWMHVDDDETLILVLKCTYVVLRLTWVRNSPYVERLVDELALVYKEAALRTAREEVRSNIYQILILLQGFFLLT
- the LOC107469638 gene encoding uncharacterized protein At2g39910 isoform X1 (The sequence of the model RefSeq protein was modified relative to this genomic sequence to represent the inferred CDS: added 44 bases not found in genome assembly), which encodes MSDSHSTLRELLNRLSNEIAECLAGTPYTAPESSSVSVKAFLQPLLLPPPSDASNTTTALSDSIKDFALACTLLSSASTFKPFTSDQSTLLSWIPTHLSSLAAASFLEFSQQYAAAAADEGGIFDNVAEFGLSCDSLPNEKRLVVELVPEVLPLLKERIKESSIDKSDDNDEFSAASARVPVGFAVLAAFQLRWFVTQVDYPLLGKFYGLVIPCSLTAIDHWSPEVKGQGMVCFAHLGKNVAAAEIGSYADVILDACCQNIASTDEIWQQVVETSVVISTLTQRSNPRSPWFEKMLNEMLSHLERQPKNKERRIAWLKFSDSIFNAVGLVLLAHFRRIFPLFFQWMHVDDDETLILVLKCTYVVLRLTWVRNSPYVERLVDELALVYKEAALRTAREEVRSNIYQILILLQGTKGQHFAAAWEKHRSDPNLAKLDLPLSGRDSITPPPQHCHQQGSTPPSNMIR